The Aestuariibius sp. HNIBRBA575 nucleotide sequence GGACCGTCGCCGCGTTCAATGGCGGTGTGTTCCTTGCCGTCGATATCCAGAACCAGCGTTGCCTCGGCTGGACCACCGGTGCCACAAGCCACACGCAGCGTGACCAGTTTCAGCTGATCATCCTCGGTGTCGCCGCCGATATGGGTCAACGCGATGATGTCGTCGTCAAACACCTCTTTTTTGCGGTCGGCCAGATCCTTGAACCGCACAAAGATGTCTTTCAACTGATTGTCCCCAACCTCAAACCCCAATTGTTCCAGTTTATCGCGCAGCGCCGCACGTCCGGAATGTTTGCCCAAAGGCAGGGATGTGCCCGACAGGCCCACATCTTCGGGGCGCATGATTTCAAAGGTTTCTTTGTTTTTCAGCATGCCATCCTGATGGATGCCGCTTTCATGGGCAAAGGCGTTTTTGCCGACGATCGCCTTGTTGAACTGCACCGCAAAGCCCGACACAGTGGCAACCCGGCGCGAAATGGCCATGATTTTTTTAGTGTCGATGCCGGTGCTGAACGGCATGATATCGTTGCGGATTTTCAGCGCCATCACCACTTCTTCTAATGCGGTGTTGCCCGCGCGTTCGCCCAAGCCATTGATTGTGCATTCAATTTGGCGCGCGCCACCGGCCACGGCAGCCAGCGAGTTGGCGGTCGCCATGCCCAGATCATTGTGGCAATGGGTGGCAAAGATCACGTCATCCGCACCCGGCACGGTTTCGATCAGGCGCTTGATCAAATCCGCGCTTTCCATTGGGGCGGTATAGCCGACAGTGTCGGGGATATTGATGGTGCTGGCGCCGGCCTTGATGGCGATTTCAATCACGCGACACAGGTAATCCCATTCGGTGCGGGTCGCATCCATGGGGGACCATTGCACATTGTCCACCAGATTGCGGGCATGGGTGACCGTTTCGTGGATTTTATCCGCCATTTCATCCATGGTCAGATTCGGAATGGCGCGGTGCAGCGGTGACGTTCCGATAAAGGTGTGGATGCGGGGACGTTCAGAATTGCGCACAGCTTCGGCGCAACGATCGATGTCTTTGATATTGGCGCGCGCCAATCCACAGATCACCGATTGTTTGGACCGGGTGGCGATTTCGCTGACTGCGCGAAAATCGCCTTCGGATGCGATGGGAAAGCCAGCTTCGATGATGTCGACGCCCATCTCGTCCAGCATTTCTGCGATTTCCAGCTTTTCGTCATGGGTCATGGTCGCGCCGGGGCTTTGTTCGCCATCGCGCAATGTGGTGTCAAAGATCAAAACACGGTTTTTATCGGACATTTCGACTTCCTTAGATATGGGCTTTGGCGGCGGCGGGGACACCGCTATCGCCGGAATTGGCTTCAC carries:
- a CDS encoding 2-isopropylmalate synthase; this translates as MSDKNRVLIFDTTLRDGEQSPGATMTHDEKLEIAEMLDEMGVDIIEAGFPIASEGDFRAVSEIATRSKQSVICGLARANIKDIDRCAEAVRNSERPRIHTFIGTSPLHRAIPNLTMDEMADKIHETVTHARNLVDNVQWSPMDATRTEWDYLCRVIEIAIKAGASTINIPDTVGYTAPMESADLIKRLIETVPGADDVIFATHCHNDLGMATANSLAAVAGGARQIECTINGLGERAGNTALEEVVMALKIRNDIMPFSTGIDTKKIMAISRRVATVSGFAVQFNKAIVGKNAFAHESGIHQDGMLKNKETFEIMRPEDVGLSGTSLPLGKHSGRAALRDKLEQLGFEVGDNQLKDIFVRFKDLADRKKEVFDDDIIALTHIGGDTEDDQLKLVTLRVACGTGGPAEATLVLDIDGKEHTAIERGDGPVDASFKAIRALHPNTANLQLYQVNAVTEGTDAQATVSVRLEEDGNIATGQSADTDTVVASAKAYLHALNRLLVRRGRTGEDTKEIRYTDAN